The Leadbettera azotonutricia ZAS-9 genome has a window encoding:
- a CDS encoding tetratricopeptide repeat protein, translating into MRKFLIILCIPVFFFSCRKEKEIPFSFVPLGTVSSEHAAALAEAYARDTAEIPDAAFSTNTDNSVSIAAKDGTELLRVYSIADQWIIITPEGYYDDSIDGASLLSVVKGETRYTLDQLFESLYRPDLVLSAMKEGVLHGVLNVEKPKSGLAELLKDDKKPPILSDMSITANIDSITVNVAVTDNGGGTGILSVFGRNPGEQDELLALYAIENAEQPKYSKVIPLNREFSLIGVSAFNHDRTIESEQAWMEIGGILPSRTAEPAVEPGIPGFYALFAGNANSSVSLENLFAEQEQGSLYSKVNIRKLENSGLTEGGFSQFINSVASDGKKGDVLIVNLPAQFDSGGDFIFNDLNKWDLLEKLPKISTRNFLILLHAAEKPGIEEETAFARLRKWLAGKGMALVPEADVFPESVSKIPAAMETPRPLQQFFTAHDFLALAQGYGDTMISLPSEDFNLFDPYPGYGVLRMQTMASGTIAIEGFDMPPLALTFGETLSRRLPGGTYTVTMTFRNGHKETKSATLKGKGSEWLIFTYVPDLLAGDLRGMLPGFGVYIDELNPANYNKYEPVVLKQMELPIWNQAFLAGEELYKKGSYDGAIAEYNKAISFKNDYTGAYVSRGNSYRRKGDAERAIADYTRALKLKSDYAEIYNYRGYLYCQKGDHSAAIADFTQAIKFRSNYADAFFNRAYAYGKLKDWDKTITDYSQVIKLEPKNAIAYNQRAGAYLNKGDSEKAEADFAVAEKL; encoded by the coding sequence ATGCGGAAATTTTTAATCATACTCTGTATCCCTGTTTTCTTTTTTTCCTGCCGTAAAGAAAAAGAAATTCCTTTTTCTTTTGTTCCCCTTGGCACGGTCTCCTCCGAGCATGCCGCTGCGCTGGCGGAGGCATATGCCAGGGATACTGCTGAAATTCCCGATGCCGCATTTAGTACTAATACTGACAACAGTGTGAGTATTGCTGCTAAGGATGGAACAGAACTTCTGCGTGTTTACAGTATCGCCGATCAGTGGATTATTATTACCCCGGAAGGCTATTATGACGATTCCATCGACGGCGCATCCCTTTTGTCTGTGGTAAAAGGCGAGACCCGCTATACCCTGGATCAGCTGTTTGAATCCCTTTACAGGCCGGATTTGGTTTTAAGCGCCATGAAGGAGGGTGTCCTTCATGGCGTTCTTAACGTTGAAAAACCGAAATCCGGGCTTGCAGAACTGCTTAAGGATGATAAAAAACCGCCGATTCTTTCGGATATGAGCATTACTGCGAATATTGACAGTATTACTGTTAATGTTGCAGTCACTGACAATGGGGGCGGCACGGGGATTCTGTCGGTTTTCGGGCGCAATCCCGGGGAACAGGACGAGCTTTTGGCATTGTATGCTATTGAAAACGCGGAGCAACCAAAATACAGCAAGGTAATCCCCCTGAACCGGGAATTCAGCCTTATTGGCGTCTCTGCTTTTAACCATGACAGGACTATCGAATCCGAACAAGCCTGGATGGAAATTGGCGGGATTTTGCCGTCCCGAACTGCGGAGCCAGCTGTTGAGCCGGGAATTCCCGGCTTTTACGCATTGTTTGCAGGCAATGCAAATTCTTCCGTGTCTTTGGAAAATCTCTTCGCCGAGCAGGAACAGGGCAGCCTTTACTCAAAGGTCAATATCCGGAAATTGGAAAACTCTGGCTTAACGGAAGGAGGTTTTTCGCAATTTATAAACAGCGTTGCATCTGATGGCAAGAAAGGGGATGTGCTTATTGTCAATCTTCCCGCTCAATTTGACAGCGGAGGCGATTTTATTTTTAACGATCTGAATAAATGGGATCTGTTGGAAAAGCTCCCCAAAATAAGCACCCGCAATTTTCTCATATTGTTGCATGCAGCCGAAAAGCCTGGCATCGAAGAAGAGACAGCCTTTGCAAGGCTCAGGAAGTGGTTGGCCGGGAAGGGTATGGCCCTTGTGCCGGAAGCAGATGTCTTCCCGGAGTCAGTTTCTAAAATCCCTGCGGCCATGGAAACACCCCGCCCCTTGCAGCAATTCTTTACCGCCCATGATTTTCTCGCCCTGGCCCAGGGGTATGGCGACACAATGATTTCATTGCCCTCTGAAGATTTCAATCTTTTTGACCCCTATCCCGGTTACGGTGTCCTGCGTATGCAAACTATGGCATCCGGTACTATTGCTATCGAAGGTTTTGATATGCCCCCCCTGGCGCTTACCTTTGGAGAAACCCTTTCAAGGCGTTTACCCGGCGGTACTTATACTGTCACTATGACTTTCCGTAATGGCCACAAAGAGACTAAAAGCGCAACCCTCAAGGGGAAGGGCAGCGAGTGGCTTATATTCACCTATGTTCCTGATCTTCTCGCAGGCGATTTGAGAGGGATGCTGCCGGGTTTTGGTGTCTACATCGATGAACTCAACCCTGCTAACTATAATAAATACGAACCCGTGGTCCTTAAGCAGATGGAGCTTCCCATCTGGAATCAGGCATTTTTGGCTGGTGAAGAGCTCTATAAAAAGGGCAGCTATGATGGGGCAATTGCTGAATACAACAAGGCTATTTCTTTTAAAAACGATTATACCGGCGCGTATGTTTCGCGGGGCAATTCATACCGCCGAAAAGGCGATGCTGAAAGGGCGATTGCGGATTACACCAGGGCCCTCAAATTGAAAAGCGATTACGCGGAAATCTACAATTACCGGGGTTACCTGTATTGCCAAAAGGGCGATCACAGCGCTGCCATAGCCGATTTTACCCAGGCAATAAAATTCCGCAGCAATTATGCAGATGCTTTTTTTAACCGGGCCTATGCCTATGGAAAACTAAAGGACTGGGACAAAACAATAACCGATTACAGCCAAGTGATAAAGCTCGAGCCAAAAAACGCAATCGCCTATAATCAGAGGGCCGGCGCATATTTAAACAAGGGCGATTCAGAAAAAGCCGAAGCAGATTTTGCAGTGGCCGAGAAGCTTTAG
- a CDS encoding DEAD/DEAH box helicase yields MKNYETKTASAIKRLKTKHKLVITGTPIENRLIDIYSIINTIDPYYLGPLWEFSWQHCLFDPLKTNKIAGYYDLQKLNTSLAGLLIRREKSDVLSQLPMIQQQDVPVELSPLQKELHAGFMKGIAKLISKRFLTPYDLQRLNLLLASARMVCDSSYLIDDKTHDSPKLIELEDILFEKLDITHNSRKVIIFSEWIKVHKIIGQMLRKHKTGFAELNGKVPVKFRGDLIKHFENDPN; encoded by the coding sequence ATCAAAAACTATGAAACCAAAACCGCATCGGCGATTAAGCGCCTAAAGACAAAACACAAGCTGGTTATTACCGGGACGCCTATAGAAAACCGCTTAATTGATATTTATTCGATCATCAATACCATAGACCCCTATTATCTTGGACCTCTTTGGGAATTTTCCTGGCAGCATTGCCTTTTTGATCCCCTAAAGACGAATAAGATTGCCGGGTACTATGATCTGCAAAAGCTGAATACGTCCCTTGCGGGCTTATTGATCCGCCGCGAAAAGAGCGATGTCCTGAGTCAGCTTCCCATGATTCAGCAGCAGGATGTGCCTGTTGAACTTTCCCCGCTGCAAAAGGAACTGCACGCCGGTTTTATGAAAGGCATTGCGAAGCTCATCAGCAAGCGGTTCCTGACGCCTTATGACCTGCAGCGTTTAAACTTGCTTTTGGCCAGTGCCCGTATGGTGTGCGATTCGAGTTATTTAATTGATGATAAAACCCACGATTCCCCAAAGCTGATTGAGCTTGAGGATATTTTGTTTGAAAAACTTGATATTACCCATAATTCCCGTAAAGTCATCATTTTTTCCGAATGGATAAAGGTGCATAAAATAATCGGGCAGATGCTGCGGAAACATAAAACAGGTTTTGCCGAACTGAACGGCAAAGTCCCGGTTAAATTCCGGGGCGACCTGATCAAGCATTTTGAGAATGACCCCAATTAA
- a CDS encoding MGH1-like glycoside hydrolase domain-containing protein, translating to MTKRDFPKIHFYDQDFVDIYDKTWAWIQDYWNTGSEKSVIEGKFFSYPGSPVIQQVDAIFSSFFLVYSNRIYQASPSLDVFYQRQEPNGAIRSAYNIETGLPVIDDDNPEGLGLPLFAWAEFNLYHKSANKKRVKDVLPILQNYVKWIDSVFKQPNGLYRVPLAATGMPNSPREKAAYPLDFNTMMAVNILYMSALADILNDKESSFQYKKQYFSLKTRINSLMWDPEDGFYYDIDKNEKRLSVKTIAGYWPLLAEIPNDDKAEKIIAKLQDPKFFGASHPFPTVSLSEKTFDDSGHGYRGSVFPHLTFMVIKGLERYQRWDLARECAIRHLYFVLDSMSPDGNHHKGKLWEAYLPSKEGPAQWPGKPEFPRPQYLTYAALSTICLTIENIVGLFISLPRKTVDWIIPNLEIMGVENLSLKKNMITILSNKSGRGWEIHMESEKLYYFTINILGKKKKTLPIPSGKCSMLIDKL from the coding sequence GTGACCAAACGCGATTTCCCCAAGATCCATTTTTACGATCAGGATTTTGTCGACATATATGATAAAACCTGGGCGTGGATTCAGGATTACTGGAATACAGGCAGCGAGAAGAGCGTCATCGAGGGGAAATTTTTTTCGTACCCTGGCAGTCCGGTGATTCAGCAGGTGGACGCTATTTTTTCGTCTTTCTTTCTGGTTTACTCCAACAGGATATACCAGGCCAGCCCCTCGCTGGACGTTTTTTACCAGCGCCAGGAGCCTAACGGGGCCATACGCTCGGCATACAACATAGAAACAGGCCTCCCTGTTATTGACGACGACAACCCCGAAGGCCTGGGCCTCCCCCTTTTCGCCTGGGCCGAATTCAACCTCTACCATAAATCCGCCAACAAAAAGCGGGTCAAGGATGTGCTTCCCATACTCCAGAACTATGTGAAGTGGATAGATTCGGTTTTTAAGCAGCCCAACGGCCTCTACCGGGTTCCCCTGGCTGCAACGGGCATGCCCAACTCGCCCCGTGAAAAGGCAGCCTATCCCCTGGACTTCAACACCATGATGGCGGTGAACATACTCTATATGTCCGCCCTCGCCGATATCCTAAACGACAAGGAATCGAGCTTTCAATACAAGAAGCAATACTTTTCCCTTAAAACCCGCATCAACAGCCTCATGTGGGACCCCGAGGACGGTTTCTACTATGACATCGACAAGAACGAGAAGCGCCTTTCTGTAAAAACCATCGCGGGCTACTGGCCCCTTTTGGCCGAGATCCCCAACGACGACAAGGCCGAAAAGATCATAGCCAAGCTCCAGGACCCCAAGTTTTTCGGCGCCTCCCATCCTTTCCCCACAGTTTCCCTCTCGGAAAAAACCTTCGACGATTCGGGCCACGGTTACCGGGGCTCGGTGTTTCCTCATCTTACCTTCATGGTGATAAAGGGCCTTGAGCGCTACCAGCGCTGGGATCTGGCGCGGGAATGCGCCATACGCCACCTCTATTTTGTGCTTGACTCCATGAGTCCCGACGGGAACCATCACAAGGGCAAACTCTGGGAAGCGTACCTTCCTTCAAAAGAGGGTCCTGCCCAATGGCCGGGAAAACCCGAGTTTCCCCGGCCCCAGTACCTTACATACGCCGCCCTTTCGACCATCTGTCTTACTATAGAAAACATCGTTGGTCTTTTCATCTCCCTTCCTCGCAAAACTGTAGACTGGATTATTCCCAACTTGGAGATCATGGGGGTCGAGAACCTCTCGCTCAAGAAAAACATGATCACCATTCTTTCCAACAAGTCGGGCAGGGGCTGGGAAATCCACATGGAAAGCGAAAAGCTCTATTACTTTACCATTAACATTTTGGGGAAGAAGAAAAAAACCCTGCCTATACCCTCGGGGAAGTGTTCGATGTTGATTGATAAGCTGTAG
- a CDS encoding asparaginase domain-containing protein, translated as MYKPHIALEVRILLGEIPNIPAVKAFCPCGPASSCPICREEPGAAPILNPLAARKAYLLTRGLGGAIIGEAAYERNLTTPTAPEGHALSRYSVKLGENASIDLTFHLCRKKIGISEIRIEEDAGRLMHTAKGTFWDYSTAGLPSLRLKTAADFEIGEEAEVFLSDLRRRIQYLGILPQAAGIPAKFPAENFIRCNAYVAIMPYPQAPDYFVKLRNLNSFNFVYKAINAEISRQEEIITSGGAVLSESRIWNEAKNSTEPFQVRTNEEKPRFEIPPGIKPFVPGPEILEALDNFTVELPESRRDRLMDEYGLTRLQAEFVCDEKNRADYFEKTTALGAPPREAAQWLSSWCIKEIRRLGLSLNDSPLSPGRFSHILKMLLERRIHGSIAKQLITAVLEDDRDPEGLIREKGWEQLRDREAIEAIVLKVIEANPQEVRRIREGDAGPIQFLTGLIMKETSGLAEPMLVKEVLRDKLSVSLVYVLSMGGAISGSVGEDGAVESGDETILKDLLTANNQDNLYQIDPSKVRFESIQVGRLLSEEIVPTDWAALIETIAEKLNSGTANGIVVAHGTDTLSYTAPLLYWLFADAGAPIILAASSTPPGQSTEAARTMQKAVALALNKPRGVYVVHGGKVLSALNLKFERIGFGADQFRNWNTERPLFEGSSLLTGPLEADQYVLSQLLEDAVNSMCVIKIYPGLRSDYLVSLMDKGVKNFFLELYDTGTAGFREGPYSLKRAFTIGKRRGCRFYCSSQQEGIVDFSGYTTSRELWRAGAVPMGPYTTETAAARFLAASIIADSDKELAELMESESGGSPGL; from the coding sequence TTGTATAAGCCCCATATAGCCCTGGAAGTGCGGATCCTCCTGGGCGAAATACCTAATATCCCGGCTGTAAAAGCTTTTTGCCCCTGCGGCCCTGCCTCGTCCTGCCCCATCTGCAGGGAAGAACCGGGGGCGGCGCCTATCCTGAACCCTCTGGCAGCACGGAAAGCCTACCTCCTCACCCGGGGCCTGGGGGGCGCCATCATCGGAGAAGCCGCCTATGAGCGGAATCTCACTACCCCTACTGCCCCCGAGGGCCACGCCCTTTCCCGCTATTCGGTCAAACTGGGGGAAAATGCTTCCATAGATCTTACGTTCCACCTCTGCAGGAAGAAGATAGGAATCAGCGAAATCAGGATTGAAGAGGACGCAGGCCGCCTCATGCACACAGCCAAAGGCACTTTTTGGGATTATTCCACTGCGGGCCTCCCGTCGCTGCGCTTAAAAACTGCGGCGGACTTCGAAATCGGCGAAGAAGCCGAGGTTTTTCTATCAGACTTGAGGAGAAGGATACAATACCTCGGCATACTCCCCCAGGCCGCGGGAATTCCAGCGAAGTTCCCCGCAGAAAATTTTATACGCTGCAATGCCTATGTTGCCATTATGCCCTACCCCCAGGCGCCCGACTATTTCGTAAAGCTCAGGAATCTCAATTCCTTCAATTTTGTGTACAAGGCCATCAATGCCGAAATCTCCCGTCAGGAGGAGATCATCACTTCCGGCGGAGCAGTGCTCAGCGAAAGCCGGATCTGGAACGAGGCCAAAAACAGCACCGAACCATTTCAGGTGCGCACCAACGAAGAAAAGCCCCGTTTCGAAATACCCCCGGGAATAAAGCCCTTTGTGCCAGGGCCCGAGATTCTGGAAGCCCTGGACAATTTCACTGTAGAGCTTCCGGAGTCCAGGCGGGACCGCCTTATGGACGAATACGGCCTTACAAGGCTGCAGGCTGAATTTGTCTGCGACGAAAAGAACAGGGCGGACTATTTTGAAAAAACCACAGCCCTGGGCGCGCCTCCCCGCGAGGCAGCCCAATGGCTTTCTTCCTGGTGCATAAAAGAGATACGCCGCCTGGGCCTCTCCTTAAACGATTCCCCCCTCAGCCCCGGGCGTTTTTCCCATATCCTGAAAATGCTCCTTGAAAGACGCATTCACGGGAGCATTGCAAAACAGCTCATCACCGCTGTGCTCGAAGACGACCGCGACCCCGAAGGGCTCATACGCGAAAAGGGCTGGGAACAGCTCAGGGACCGCGAAGCTATCGAAGCCATAGTCCTTAAAGTGATAGAAGCCAACCCCCAGGAAGTGCGGCGCATACGCGAAGGGGATGCGGGCCCCATACAGTTCCTCACAGGACTCATCATGAAAGAAACCTCGGGGCTTGCCGAGCCCATGCTGGTAAAGGAAGTGCTGAGGGACAAACTTTCAGTCTCCCTTGTCTATGTCCTCTCCATGGGCGGAGCCATCTCCGGCAGCGTAGGCGAAGACGGGGCTGTCGAAAGCGGCGACGAAACTATACTCAAAGATCTTCTCACTGCCAACAACCAGGACAATCTCTACCAGATTGATCCCTCAAAGGTGCGGTTTGAATCCATACAGGTCGGCCGCCTCCTCTCTGAAGAAATAGTCCCAACAGACTGGGCTGCCCTCATCGAAACCATCGCGGAAAAACTCAACTCCGGGACAGCCAACGGCATCGTGGTAGCCCACGGTACCGACACCCTCTCCTACACTGCCCCCCTGCTCTACTGGCTCTTTGCCGACGCAGGGGCGCCTATCATCCTGGCAGCCTCCTCCACTCCTCCCGGACAAAGCACCGAAGCTGCACGAACCATGCAGAAGGCAGTGGCCCTGGCATTGAACAAGCCCCGTGGGGTATATGTGGTCCACGGAGGAAAAGTCCTCTCGGCCCTGAACCTCAAATTTGAACGCATAGGTTTTGGGGCTGACCAGTTCAGGAACTGGAATACCGAGCGGCCTCTCTTCGAAGGCTCTTCCCTTCTCACAGGCCCGCTGGAAGCCGACCAGTACGTGCTTTCTCAGCTTCTTGAGGATGCGGTAAATTCCATGTGCGTGATCAAGATCTATCCCGGCCTCCGCTCGGACTACCTTGTCTCCCTTATGGACAAGGGGGTAAAGAATTTCTTCCTCGAACTTTACGACACCGGAACTGCGGGTTTCCGCGAAGGCCCTTATTCGCTTAAGCGGGCATTTACCATAGGCAAAAGGCGGGGCTGCCGCTTCTACTGTTCTTCCCAGCAGGAAGGCATCGTAGACTTCTCCGGTTATACCACATCCAGGGAACTCTGGCGCGCCGGGGCTGTACCCATGGGGCCTTACACTACCGAAACTGCGGCAGCCCGCTTCCTTGCCGCAAGCATCATTGCGGACAGCGATAAAGAGCTGGCGGAACTCATGGAATCGGAAAGCGGGGGCAGCCCGGGGCTTTAA
- a CDS encoding tetratricopeptide repeat protein, with product MNSSSFRPFSADNKRMMNKIRFRIALAVLVVFSGFFRSILVAAEPQARPTPVILEEISRLLAEYKYSDAIALFDNITPADADSSQIKLLKASVLNSAGNEGEARTLAEEVVKAEPNNLEALFVLSAIEGAAGRNKEQKALLEKIIKADPKNVEALTDLGTLSRNTNNNKLAAQYYDQALAIQPENLEALLGRARLYRLSRDPKNAENLLNRAITTYPDVALIWHERARLYRGANYPIQALSDLDKAKALAPDDYWIALDRGNVLLDLNRKELALQEYQRAINLNPQEFLAYAYTAGIKDDLGDFEGAGKDYETLAKLKPDYYYAFEGVGMHKMREGEWAQARDAFTEVYRQVPNEWYYALLASISAMKAGNQASPRQFLNQAMGKLKRDTMEYYMFRLFYDLSGRVYSGENDMLQRTDKETNVVVKARMVFYLANYFDIRGNNTLADKYFLQFKQMGQEALPEWRLNEWFLETRGIKPF from the coding sequence ATGAATTCCAGTTCGTTCAGGCCCTTTTCTGCCGACAATAAAAGGATGATGAATAAAATCCGCTTTCGAATCGCATTAGCCGTTTTGGTCGTGTTTTCAGGATTTTTCCGGTCTATTCTTGTTGCTGCCGAGCCCCAGGCAAGGCCGACTCCCGTAATATTGGAAGAAATTTCACGGCTCCTGGCGGAATATAAATACTCCGATGCCATAGCGCTTTTCGATAACATCACCCCTGCGGATGCAGACAGTTCCCAAATCAAACTCCTCAAAGCATCGGTGCTCAACTCGGCAGGCAATGAAGGGGAAGCCAGGACCCTGGCTGAAGAAGTTGTCAAAGCTGAGCCGAACAACCTGGAAGCCCTCTTTGTGCTTTCCGCCATTGAGGGGGCCGCAGGGCGGAACAAGGAGCAAAAGGCCCTGCTCGAGAAAATCATCAAGGCCGATCCCAAAAACGTGGAAGCCCTTACAGACCTGGGAACCCTTAGCCGCAATACCAACAACAACAAATTGGCGGCCCAATATTACGATCAGGCCCTGGCGATACAGCCCGAAAACCTGGAAGCCCTTCTTGGCAGGGCAAGACTCTACCGTCTCAGCCGGGATCCCAAGAATGCAGAGAACCTCCTCAACAGGGCAATAACAACCTACCCCGATGTAGCTTTAATATGGCACGAAAGGGCAAGGCTTTACCGAGGCGCCAACTATCCCATACAGGCCCTCTCGGATCTGGACAAGGCGAAAGCCCTTGCCCCCGATGACTATTGGATAGCCCTGGATCGCGGGAACGTGCTTCTGGATCTCAACAGAAAAGAGCTGGCCCTGCAGGAATACCAGAGGGCAATCAACCTAAACCCGCAAGAATTCTTGGCCTACGCTTATACCGCAGGCATCAAGGACGATCTGGGCGATTTTGAAGGGGCCGGAAAAGATTATGAAACCCTGGCCAAGCTTAAGCCCGATTACTACTATGCCTTCGAAGGCGTGGGCATGCACAAAATGAGGGAAGGGGAATGGGCCCAGGCAAGGGATGCCTTTACGGAAGTTTACCGCCAGGTTCCCAACGAATGGTATTACGCCCTTCTGGCTTCGATTAGCGCCATGAAGGCCGGCAACCAGGCCTCCCCCCGGCAATTCCTTAACCAGGCAATGGGCAAGCTCAAACGGGACACCATGGAATACTACATGTTCCGCCTCTTCTATGACCTTTCGGGCCGGGTGTACTCAGGGGAAAACGACATGCTCCAGAGAACCGACAAGGAAACCAACGTGGTTGTCAAAGCACGCATGGTCTTCTACCTGGCTAACTATTTTGATATCAGGGGCAACAACACCCTGGCGGACAAATACTTCCTCCAATTCAAGCAGATGGGCCAGGAAGCCCTGCCCGAATGGCGGCTCAATGAATGGTTTCTTGAAACCAGGGGCATCAAGCCTTTTTAA
- a CDS encoding HD domain-containing protein has product METKPRHVAVLEIGSTGIRLLVAEIYGTGGWKVLDRAGKPVALGRDVFTSGWVSRESFMECLSVLRNFREFLAGWGIADEDVHVIATSALRVARNRDVFVDRVRQETGFRLAIVEGIEENRLMYLAVRFALKSDFPLFWRANSMILEIGGGSTEIMLLRRGQMVAAHSLKLGTILIGQASRFGSAAVQGRYLNENIRNTSTQLSAELDLAYVRTFVIAGSDARIAAVNAGTEVNENCRVIPRETFIDFAKRIQAYTVEECMEKLQISFADAEGLIPGILVYKFLLEQTGAAQVVVPYVSIREGLLIDLAQGVDSSLQEEFYSQITASALNLGRKYHNDEAHSRHVAKLCMSLFDALVNEHGMGRRERMMLETAALLHDIGMFIKASGHQLHGQYIVANSEIFGLPHEELAIIANVIRYHRGEPPSSTDIDYLALQREERILVLKMASLLKVADALDRGHSQQIKEISVEKKTESVVLHTTGNRDLSLEHIGLEEKAGLFQEVFGFKVILS; this is encoded by the coding sequence ATGGAAACAAAACCCCGCCATGTCGCGGTGCTGGAAATAGGTTCCACCGGGATCAGGCTTTTAGTTGCTGAAATATACGGGACAGGCGGCTGGAAGGTCCTCGACAGGGCAGGGAAGCCTGTGGCCCTGGGGAGGGATGTGTTCACCTCGGGCTGGGTTTCCCGGGAATCCTTTATGGAATGCCTTTCGGTGTTGAGGAATTTCAGGGAATTTCTCGCCGGCTGGGGCATTGCCGATGAAGATGTCCATGTGATTGCGACCAGCGCTCTCAGGGTGGCGCGGAACCGGGATGTTTTTGTGGACAGGGTGCGGCAGGAGACGGGCTTCCGTTTGGCGATCGTCGAGGGCATCGAGGAAAACCGTCTCATGTACCTGGCGGTGCGGTTCGCGCTGAAAAGCGATTTCCCCCTTTTCTGGCGGGCCAATTCCATGATCCTCGAAATAGGCGGGGGCTCAACGGAAATCATGCTGCTCCGCAGGGGGCAGATGGTGGCGGCTCACAGCCTCAAGCTTGGGACTATATTGATTGGCCAGGCTTCGCGTTTTGGCTCGGCTGCTGTGCAGGGACGCTACCTTAATGAGAATATCCGCAATACTTCGACGCAGCTGAGTGCTGAGCTTGATCTCGCTTATGTTCGTACTTTTGTGATTGCAGGATCCGATGCGAGGATTGCGGCTGTCAATGCGGGCACAGAAGTTAACGAAAACTGCCGTGTGATTCCCCGGGAGACCTTTATCGACTTTGCCAAACGCATTCAGGCTTACACGGTCGAAGAATGCATGGAGAAACTCCAGATAAGTTTTGCCGATGCCGAGGGCCTCATTCCGGGGATACTGGTGTACAAATTCCTCCTTGAGCAAACCGGGGCTGCCCAGGTGGTGGTGCCCTATGTTTCCATCAGGGAGGGGCTGCTCATCGATCTTGCCCAAGGGGTGGATTCCTCTTTGCAGGAAGAGTTTTACTCCCAGATCACTGCTTCGGCGCTGAATCTTGGCAGGAAGTACCATAACGACGAGGCCCATAGCCGCCATGTGGCAAAACTCTGTATGTCCCTTTTTGACGCATTGGTGAATGAGCACGGAATGGGGCGCCGTGAACGCATGATGCTTGAAACTGCCGCCCTGCTGCACGATATAGGTATGTTTATCAAGGCTTCGGGCCACCAGCTTCACGGCCAGTACATCGTGGCCAATTCGGAGATTTTCGGCCTTCCCCACGAGGAGCTTGCGATCATTGCCAATGTGATACGCTATCACCGGGGCGAGCCTCCTTCGTCTACGGATATTGATTATTTGGCCCTTCAAAGGGAGGAACGCATTCTGGTATTGAAGATGGCTTCTCTCCTCAAGGTCGCGGACGCCCTGGATCGGGGACATTCCCAGCAAATCAAGGAAATCTCGGTGGAGAAAAAAACCGAGTCCGTGGTGCTGCACACAACCGGTAACAGGGATCTTTCCCTGGAGCACATTGGCCTTGAGGAAAAGGCGGGCTTGTTTCAGGAAGTATTCGGGTTTAAGGTGATATTGAGTTAA
- a CDS encoding TraB/GumN family protein: MNDTRIAIQLGDREIILIGTAHVSRESIDEVTRTIREESPGQVCVELDAGRYASISQNDSWEKLNIAKVFKEGKGFLLMANLVLSGFQRRMGDELGVKPGEEMKAALETANELGIPHGLCDREIQITLRRAWARCGLWSKCKLLASLISSAFTTEKMSEEEIENLKNHNELEGMMDELSSYLPKVKETLIDERDRYLAAKIWSSGIEAKTEKGLKQIAVVGAGHIKGIKSHLEKIFANEESADVSALEIIPPPGFLSKAAGWLIPLIIVALIAVGFIQAGAGVSLSMLLRWVLWNGSLAALGTLLALGHPLSILVSFVGAPIATINPFIGVGIFSGITEATMRKPRVGDAENIAEDVGSLRGIYHNRITRALLVFFLSSIGGMIGNFISIPSLAGLLAK, translated from the coding sequence ATGAACGACACCAGAATAGCCATACAGCTTGGAGACCGGGAGATAATCCTCATAGGCACTGCCCATGTATCCAGGGAAAGCATCGACGAAGTAACCAGAACTATTCGGGAAGAGAGCCCCGGGCAAGTCTGCGTGGAATTGGATGCAGGAAGGTACGCCTCTATCTCACAAAATGACAGTTGGGAAAAACTGAACATAGCCAAGGTTTTTAAGGAAGGCAAGGGCTTCCTCCTTATGGCGAACCTGGTGCTATCGGGCTTCCAGCGCCGCATGGGGGATGAACTGGGGGTCAAGCCCGGTGAAGAGATGAAGGCCGCCCTTGAAACCGCAAATGAACTTGGCATTCCCCACGGCCTCTGCGACCGCGAAATACAAATCACACTCCGCAGGGCCTGGGCCCGCTGCGGGCTTTGGAGCAAGTGCAAGCTCCTGGCTTCCCTTATCTCCTCTGCTTTCACCACAGAAAAGATGAGCGAGGAAGAAATCGAAAACCTCAAAAACCACAATGAACTTGAAGGCATGATGGACGAGCTTTCATCCTATCTGCCCAAGGTTAAAGAAACACTCATCGATGAACGGGACAGGTATCTGGCAGCCAAAATCTGGTCCTCAGGCATCGAAGCCAAAACCGAGAAAGGGCTCAAACAAATCGCCGTAGTGGGCGCAGGCCACATAAAGGGAATAAAGTCGCATCTGGAAAAAATCTTCGCCAACGAAGAAAGCGCCGATGTGTCAGCCCTCGAGATCATACCTCCCCCGGGTTTCCTCTCGAAGGCGGCAGGCTGGCTCATTCCCTTGATCATCGTTGCCCTTATTGCGGTGGGTTTTATACAGGCAGGGGCAGGTGTAAGCCTCAGCATGCTCCTCCGCTGGGTGCTCTGGAACGGCTCTCTTGCGGCCCTGGGAACTCTCCTTGCCCTGGGCCATCCCCTTTCAATTTTGGTCTCCTTTGTCGGGGCTCCCATAGCGACCATCAACCCCTTTATCGGGGTGGGCATTTTCTCAGGGATTACCGAAGCCACCATGAGGAAGCCAAGGGTGGGGGATGCCGAGAACATAGCGGAAGACGTGGGCAGCCTCAGGGGCATATACCACAACCGCATCACCAGGGCCCTGCTGGTTTTCTTCCTTTCGTCCATTGGAGGAATGATAGGGAACTTTATTTCCATACCTTCCCTGGCAGGGCTATTGGCAAAATAA